In the Cellvibrio sp. KY-GH-1 genome, TGGCGTGACTGATACCGCGGGTTTTCATAAACTCAACCCAGGCATTGGTTTCGCTGTTGGCGACTCCGCCATTGCCATCGGCATTCACAGAGCCCCACTCGGTCACAAACAGGGCGGCGCCATTATTAAGTGCAGTTTGTGCTTTATCACGCAGGTATTGGCCGTGGGTGCCGGCGTAGAAGTGCAATGTGTAGGCGATGTTGTTGCCCGCGAGTTTATCGCGTGAGGCAATATCCACATCCTGCGACCAGGTGGGGGTGCCAACGATAATCAGGTTGTCCGGGTCAATCGCGCGAATTGCATTAATAACGGCCTGCGCATAGGGTTTGATCACGCCGCTCCAGGAAACCTGCAATGGTTCGTTATAAATCTCATAGATCACATGGTTGCGGCCGCCGTAAGTGCGCGCCATTTCCTGGAAGAAGGCGATGGACTGGTTGCGATAGTTTTCTGCTTTGTGGGAATGCCAGTCGATGATCACGTACATATCGTTGGCGATAGCGGCATCCACCACTGCCTTCACTTTATTCTTGTTGCCGACCGGGTCCTGGATATAACCGCCGCCTTCATCCACACCCATAGCTGCACGCACCAGGGTTGAACCCCAATCGTTTTTCAGCCAGCGCACTACGTCAGCGTTGTAATACTTTTCGCCGCCCCAGCCGTTGTTACTCCAAAACAAGCTGTTGCCCGCGAAGCTGGCAGGTTTATCGCCGGCGAGGATTTTGTTGCCGCTAACCGATAAGGGCGCAACATCTGCAACGGCCAATTGGGAGCAGAGCAATCCGCCCAGCAAGGGTAATAGCACTGTGTGTAACAGGTTTTTTGCCAATGTCTTATTCATTATTATGAACCCTGGATTCTGTAGAGAGTTGTGTAGAGCTTGTGTCTGGCCAGATTTGGCCGCCGCTTCCAGTCAAACTGCGCGGCGCTGGAAGTGGGCTCAGTGTCAATTGTTTTAGCGAACGGCAACCTCCCACTTTCAGGGAGTGGTAATTCGAGTTTAGGGTTTTGCGCAATTCGAACTCGGGAGCGATGGTTTCTCTGACTGCCGGTAAAAAGCAGTTTTAGTTTTAGAAGTTCAGGTGGACAGATGAACAATGACCGATAGCGATGAGGGAGAAGGTGCGGGATAATTATCGCCTTGCAAGGTTGGCGCGAAATCCGTACAATTTCGCACCCCAAACCGGCCGGGGGTAATGGTTTGCTCGTGCAAATCTAAAACCGGCTACTCCTTGTCTCACTGCTACCCACGTTAATAACGGGGCTAACGGGAGACTTTAACCCGTAAGGAGCTAATAATGCGTCATTACGAAATCGTGTTCCTGGTTCATCCGGACCAAAGCGAACAAGTACCTGCAATGGTAGAGCGTTACACCTCTGCTATCAAAGCTGACGGTGGTCAAGTTCACCGTTTGGAAGACTGGGGCCGTCGTCAATTGGCCTACTCAATCAACAAAGTGCACAAGGCTCACTATGTTCTGATGAACGTAGAGTGTTCTGACGCTGTGTTGGAAGAGTTGACTACTAACTTCCGTTATAACGATGCTGTTCTGCGTAGCCTGGTTCTGCGTGAAGATGCTGCTATCACCGAAGAGTCTTTCATCCTCAAAGCCGAGAAAGAAGGCCGTGAGCGTAAAGCACGTCCACCACGCGCTGAACGTCGTGATGATGCCGATGCAGAAGACCTGTCTGATGAAGACGGCGTTGATGCTGAAGACTTTGAAGAAGAGCAGGGGGTATAACCATGGCACGTTTTTTCCGTCGTCGTAAGTTCTGCCGTTTTACCGCTGAAGGCACCAAGCGCATCGATTATAAAGATGTTGAAACCCTGAAAGCCTACATCACCGAAACTGGCAAAATCGTTCCAAGCCGCATCACTGGCACCAAAGCAAAATACCAACGTCAGTTGGCATCTGCTATTAAACGTGCTCGTTACCT is a window encoding:
- a CDS encoding cellulase family glycosylhydrolase, which codes for MNKTLAKNLLHTVLLPLLGGLLCSQLAVADVAPLSVSGNKILAGDKPASFAGNSLFWSNNGWGGEKYYNADVVRWLKNDWGSTLVRAAMGVDEGGGYIQDPVGNKNKVKAVVDAAIANDMYVIIDWHSHKAENYRNQSIAFFQEMARTYGGRNHVIYEIYNEPLQVSWSGVIKPYAQAVINAIRAIDPDNLIIVGTPTWSQDVDIASRDKLAGNNIAYTLHFYAGTHGQYLRDKAQTALNNGAALFVTEWGSVNADGNGGVANSETNAWVEFMKTRGISHANWAINDKAEGASALTPGANARGGWANNQLTASGSLSKYIIQNWPKQNNNNNGFSATLQAENTSAQSGTETQATTDAGGGLNVGWIDNGDWLSYAGTPLNLPQTGNYRIEYRIASLNGGGNLNFEEAGGTPAWANLNVPSTGGWQNWTTINHVVHSNAGTHRFGIKANRGGWNLNWIRITKVN
- the rpsF gene encoding 30S ribosomal protein S6; translation: MRHYEIVFLVHPDQSEQVPAMVERYTSAIKADGGQVHRLEDWGRRQLAYSINKVHKAHYVLMNVECSDAVLEELTTNFRYNDAVLRSLVLREDAAITEESFILKAEKEGRERKARPPRAERRDDADAEDLSDEDGVDAEDFEEEQGV
- the rpsR gene encoding 30S ribosomal protein S18, which translates into the protein MARFFRRRKFCRFTAEGTKRIDYKDVETLKAYITETGKIVPSRITGTKAKYQRQLASAIKRARYLALIPYTDSHE